The Microcoleus sp. bin38.metabat.b11b12b14.051 region TTTTTGTCATCGAAGTTGATGTCTTTTGTGTCACGGGCGATTCCTGAAATACGATCGAACTTTTCACCGGGAATATACAACTCGCCGTCTAAGATGGTGTTTGTCCCCTGGTAACAAAGACTTTCTATGTGTCCCAAACCCACATATTTCAGTTTGAGAGTACGACTCATCAAGCCTTGACCGGGGATGTACAAACACCGAACACCATCGAGTTTGGGACTGCTGTACCAACCAGATATTTTGTAATCTCTAACTGGACTGTAATTGTAGGCTAATTGAGGTTTAGAAACCATTCTAGTTACCAAACTTTTCTCTATTCTAACCTGACTTTAGAACAAAGAAGCTGGCTGAGAATTACCTCAACCAGCTAAGTCATTAGTCATCTCGCCTGCTCGCGAAGCCGAAGCATTAACTAGCCCAACCAGGATTAAGACCAAAGGGCAACTTAAACCCCTCTGGCAATACCCACAGGTGATAAGCATTTACCTGGTCAATTAAATCATTTGATGGTGGATAGATTTCGATCGCCAGTCTTTCTTCACCCATGATTTCATTCTTTACCCGTTGCAAAAACTGCCAATGATCATTAATTTTTTTGCCTTTGTGATCGGCAATCATCAAATGGTCGATCGTTCCCCATTCTGTTTGTTGCTCAAAACACATCACATAGTAGTGTGTGTTATGAAAAAATCTCTTGCAGTTTATTGGAAAAATCCCAAAATCTGCTGCTAAAAGCTTTCTCGATTCAATGCGTGATTGTGACATTTCCTGCCATGGGTCTCTAGCAAATCCTCTTGTCATTAGCTCCATTTCCCAGCAACTATTTTAACTGTGCCATCTTCTTCAATCTGAGATTCAATCTCAAATCCTTGAGCGATTAAAGCTGCGATCGCATTTTCTCGCGCATACCAAGGCAGCAGTGCCTCCATGAACTTTTGAGAATCCCTTTTACTGCCGTCGCGTGTCAAAAACTCAAACTTGTCTTCAACCAGTTTAAAGCCGAAATCATAGCCACCTTGGTAGCTTTGTTTGCGCCTGATTACAAACTCGGCAAGTTTGCTGTTGCCGAAAGGGTCATGAATGTCAGCGTTACAATCGAGGCTTGCTCCTGTGAGAATACCGCTAAGACCGTTAGCAATCATTTGGTTGAGCACTTGTTCGAGAACAATCGGGTTTTTGATTTGAGTTTTGACGTGGGTCAAGTGTGACATATCTATTTCTGATAGGTTAGGTGGTTCGATACATTCAAAGATTTGCTCGATCGGATTACCAGTTTTATTCGATTTAAGAATTTCCTTCAGTTCATTTTCTTCAACAAAAACACCTGGATTATCGCACCAACGATAAACTTGACCAACGTATTCAAATACTAACGGCAAGTTATTGGGCGGAGTTTCTTCGCCTTCATAAACCAAGTATTGCAATAGTTTCATCTTGAATTTCCTCAGTATTTTGAGCCTCTGGCAAAAGTTCTTGAGCAAGAACTTCACCCAACGCTTTTTCTAATTCCTCAGTCATTGCAGTACAAGCAGTGCCAGAGGCAAGAACTTTCTCGGTAATAGTTCCATCTTTGTTAATGGTGAGTTCAATTTTGTAATATTGCATTGGTTGCAAATAGCCGGGAATCAGTATCCGGCAAGCCCGCGCACTCCGACTTTGAGGTGGTACGCGGGCAGAAAAACTAATCAACTGTTTTTCAAAGCATCTTCAACTGCTCGATCGAACGCAGCATCAGTTGGTTCATCTAGCATCCTGATCGCACACAACCATCGAAGTTGTATCGATCGACCACCACGACAAATCATTGTGTTATCAGAACTATGGCAAATATGCTGTCCTTGTCCCAGCAAATTCTCAATATACTCCTCCATACTTTTGGCAGACAATTGCAATGGCTTTTTCCCTGCGAAGGGACAAGTTAAGCAGGGGTTTTGCTGGACTGGATAAGTCCTCATGTCATTTCGGTTGAGTTTTTTTGGCTTGTTTTTCAAAGTATTTTTCCTCTTGTTGACCGTTCGCCTCGATTTAATCGGATAAGCTTCTTCCTGATATTCATCTTGGTCAGATTTAGTTTCCTGAGTAATTTGGTATTCAGGTTTAGTAGTTGGTTGACAACCAACTACTGCAATTGTTACAGCAAGCCAAAAGTGTTTTTTCATTTATTTTGCGCCCTTAGCCCTTAGTTCCTCAAACCAGTCGATCGCCATTGTGTCGGCAGTCCGACGGGGATTGTAAGTTTTATGAGCGTCGATTGTACTTGATGCCAATAATTCTCCTTCAAGATAGACACAGATTTTGAATTGATTGCCGGGAAAATCATCCCAAGCTTCTGTATTCTCAAGGGTAAATTTGTGATAACCCTCAGGTTCATACCATCGATAGAAAATGCTTTTCATAGTTTTGTTCTGTTGCCAATAAATCAATTTGATTGCCACCTCTGGGCGAAACGGTGGCAATGAACATTACTTTCTATCTCTTCTTACATAGTTTTGTTTCTCGTTTGACAATTTCTACTTGTGCTAGCGTAAGCAAGCCAAAATCCTCATTAGCTTTGTCAATCCCTAAAACTAACACTTGTCCATGAATAATGTTACCTTCGATGGTGTAACAAGTTGGGTTGTAGTCTTTTCGCAAAAACTCATCATCACAAATCATAGCGATCGACTTATCAGAATAATTCCGATAAGAAGCCACTTCGATGTAAGCTGGTTCCCCTTCAAAACCCACCAGATTTTGCATCATTTTCAAGGTGATCATTTCATTCACTTCGTGAGCAGTGATACCTTGTTGGTTGATTAAAACGTAAAACATCTCGTTAATTCCTTCAAAACTAAAACATCACTATCCAAAAGCGAAGCACTACTGGCTTGATTTGATATAAAGCAAACCATTGATTTATAGCCACAAATCACCAAATTGGATTAAACAACGATCAGGCTCAAGTTTCTGTCGTAAGTTTTTACGATGATACTGTCGGTGAACTGATGCGCTTGAGCAAACGATCAAGTTTTCGGGTGAATTATTAGTTTTATCTTCGTCAAGATGATGGACAATTTCGCCTTGTCTGAGCGATCGACCAAGATTTTGTTCAGCAATTACCCGATGCAAGTAGACTACTTTGTATTTCACTGTTTAAGTTTTGTGAGAATCTTTTGGTTTTTCTTGCTCAAGAATTTGGTCAGCCCAAGTGCGATTAAATCGAGGCGAACGATTTCTAGCAATTCACAAATACTATCAATGAAATAGCTATTGAAAGTTTCAACGGCAGAGTTTTGTGCGATCGCGATGTTATTTTCTATGTCTTCAATTTGCTCTGGAGTCACCAAAATATCGTAATGATTTTTCAGTATCGAGCAAAGTCCTTTCTGAGTTAATCCATCATTCTCTCTCCTGCATCGAACCAACCAACCAAAGCTTAAATTACACTGTTGCATGGTTAAATGGCGGTAGCAAACCGCCAAAAGCGCTAGTTTTTCCAATTAGTTACAAAATCAACTATCGTATCGGTATCGGTTCGTGGTTCCTTACGCCAAACCATCCACGCCACGGTGCATGAATCTGTTCCGCCATTGCCAGTGAAACTTGGTCGAGGCTGACCAAGAATTATTAGGTTAGTTAGCTTTGAAGAGTGCGATCGAAGCCATTCACCTCGATTTTGCGCTGGCTCCAAGTAACTGAGCCTCAACAAAAAAGCCACTCCTACTTGGGAGTATTCATAAGCAAAAGGTAAGATTGCGTGAGCTTGGTTGAATGGTGGATTGGTTATAACCCAGTCAAAAGCACCGTTTTCTTCTTGCCACTTTTCCCAATTCGTTCGCACTTTCGCGCAATCATCATAATTCGTGGAGTGATTCAAATCGATATCGTTGGTGGTAACATCTATTCCCATGTTTCTGAAAATGTTGCTAATTGCACCATCCCCAGCACATGGTTCAAGTATGGTTTTTGCCATACTTAGTGCTGAAACTTTCTCAACAAGAACCTTGGTAACGGCTGATTCGGTAGGGTAAAAATCGTTAGCTCTTCTCATTTTCTTCTTCCGCAAACTCTTCATGCCAGTTGATTGTTACCAGATTCAAACATTCAGCCTTGGTTGTACCTTGATTCATGAAGTTTTCAGCTTCACTTCGATCGTCAAAGATTCTGACATCTTCAAGTTCACTGACCCAGCCCAAGGGTGAATCAGTGAGCCATATGATTTCGCTATTTTCGGTTGCTTCTCCGATTGAATAGCGAACGTAACAAATTGCGTACTTTTGCATCGAAATACCTGCTAGTTAATCAACAACTAAAAGCGAAGCACTAATTTTTTTATCGACAACTTCCTCAACCGATGCAGACTTAGCACCCGATCGTACAGCCCAACTTTTCAAAGCATCAATCTGTGGCTGTGCAATTTTAGCCAACGGAACACAGCTAGCGATTGCATCCAAAATGTCATCTGATGTGAAATCTCGTTCGCAGCTAAATGCAGATTGCATAGCTTCGTAGATAACTTGCTCAATCTCAGCACCAGAGAAATCTTTGCTTTTTTGAGCCAGTGATTTAAGGTCAAAATCTTTGAGGCGATCGGGTCTCAGACGACTCAGATGAACTTGAAATATTGCTTCTCTTTCTGACTCTGTTGGCAAGTGAACAAAAAATAACTCATCCAAGCGCCCTTTACGTAACAATTCGGCGGGCAATACCTCAACATTGTTAGCGGTCATTACCACGAATACCGGTGCCGTTTTTTCCTGCATCCAGGTTAGTAACGTTCCGAATACCCGCCGAGAAGTCCCCGAGTCGCCGTCACTTCCACTGGTGATATTTGCAAAGGCTTTGTCTGCTTCATCAATAAACAAAATGCACGGAGCTATCGCCTCCGCTAACTTGATAACTTGCCGAATTCTTGATTCTGATTCCCCAACAATGCCGCCAAACAACTTCCCTATATCCAATCGCAGCAACGGTAACTGCCACTCAGCAGCAATGGTTTTGGCTGACAGAGATTTCCCGGTTCCTTGAATGCCGGCTAGCAACAAACCCTTGGGAGCAGGTAAGCCATACTCGCGGGCTTTGTCTGAGAATGAGTGCGATCGCACCCTCACCCACTGCTTTAAATTCTCCAATCCGCCCACAGATTCTAAGCCCTGCTGAACAGGAATAAATTCGAGAATCCCAGTCTCGCGGATAGTCTGGCGCTTTTCTTCGATGATGAATGCGATCGCACTTTCATCCACTTTCCCACTACGCGCTAGACACTTTGCTAGCACCCGGGCTATCCGGCACCGAGTCAAGCCCTGACAGGCTTTTAGCAGTTGTTCTTTCTCTGAATCTGTTAGTTTCAGTTTCTTCCCAACCAGCAAATTAACTTGCTCAGATATCTCCTCGATGCTGGGCAAACTGAAGTCCACGACGGTTGTTTCTTCGCGCAATTCGATCGGCAACCGCAACTGTTCTGATATCAAAACTAAACATCGTCGATCGCGTGCCATCTCCCGTGCCAGATTTTTAATCTCGCGGACGATCGGCAACTGCCCCGCTGCAATCTGCCCATTAACCCCTGGCGCTATGAGAGTTGCCACATCTTTGAGCACAAACAAACTTCCCACATCTCCTGACGCTTTGCCAACGCGAGCTAATGCCGCCATCGGGTTGCCTTTGTCAGCGCCTTCTTTGTCGCTCCAGCCACGAGCAAAATCCCAGAAATAAATCTGCGACTTTCGAGACTGCGCCACATCTAGCAATGCCTCTTCTGCTACTTCTTCCTCTGCACTCACCACATACAACAGTGGGTATCGCGCGGTTAACATTAATTCCAATTCTTGTTTGACGCTCATACTTTTCACCCTAAACTAAAAGTGCTATCCAAAAGCAAAACATTACTTTGCTTCTGGATAGCAGAATCATTACTTGCTATTTGCTACTGCTTTGCTTTTCTTGCCTGAACCTGATTGAAACTCTTGCAACTGAGCCTGCAAATTACTCACTTCTGCCGCTAAACTCTCATTGGCTGTTTGTAATGAATCAACATCGACATCAACTTCCAAAGCAGATGTAGCTTTTTGTTGGGATTGCAAGCGAGTAATAGTTTCGTTAGCTTCCTTGAGTTGTGCCTTCAGGGTAACTAGCTGGGATTCGATCGCACTTTTAGCACCAACAACCGTTTGCAGTGATTGAATTTCACCATGCAAACCGCTAATCTCTACCTGCTTTTGCTCAAGCTGACCGTTGATACGAGCTAGTTCTAATGTTCGATCGCGCTCTTTCAGTTCTAAACTCCCTAGTTCCGCTAACTTTCCTTCAGCAATCAACAGCGAAGTCCGTAAATCGTTGCGTTCTGTGCCTAGATTTTCTAGCTGCTGCCTGAAAGTATCGGAATCCGCTAGCTGCTGCTTATTCAAGTTCATGTAAGCTTCACGCAATTCTGTGCGCTGGCGCTCATATTCTGACTTGTAAAAGCTCAGTTGCACCTCCAACTGAGGAAAATCCTTCAGTTGCTGCTGCATTGCAGCATTTTCTTGGGATAGCATTTTCATACGATCGCCCGAAACACTGGTATCAGCTTTTTGGTAAGCCAACTGATAACCGGCGATCGCCATCTGACGCATCACTGCTAAGTATTCTTCAGGAATATCTGACTCTTCAAGCAAACCGTCGTTAGTCGCTTCCAGAATTGTTGAGGCTAAGTCTTTTTCACTTCTGCCTTGCTTCAAAGAAGCCAGATTCTCTGCCCGCCACTCTCTAAGTAATTGGCAAATTACATCGGTACTTCCGCCGATTCCATAGATATGCTTGAGCGCTGATTGTACCGATCGGCTCACAATTCCTAGCCGATTCTTCTGCAAAACAGCACAAGCTACATCAATCATTTCTCTAGTGATGGCTGTGTGCTGTTGCTTTTGCTCGATGTCAAACCCTTGTAATTCAAGGGTTGTAAATGCTGTTGGTAGTTTAGCCATGTGCTTATCTCCAGTTAAAGGGTGTTTACCTATAATTTGTTCATTTTTGAGCTGAATCAATCTCAAAAACTTTTTCTAGGAATGTCTCGATCGAGCGACATCCGGCATCCTTTGCTGCCTTAGAAAGGCTTTCCCAGGCATTGGCTGTAATGGTCAACGTCATCGATCGTGTTTCTTTGGGATTAAGGCAATGCCATTTTCCTCTTTTATTGAAGATCGGATTAAACCTTTCGATCAACATCTCTTCTAAAACTCTTAAAGCATGAAAGTTCTGACGATTAAAACCAGGAACTTTTAGATAAGCAATAGTAAGTTTTGACTTATTCGGAATGCGCTTCATTTGTTCGTGACCTGCATTGAGCCTTAGTTTCAAATTGAAAGTAGACCCGATGTAATAAATGACCTTGTTGTCAAAAAAGGGAACAATGAAAAAGTACACCCCTGATTCGTTAGGCAGTTGTCGTCGATTCTCAAAGGCAACTGATGGAAGGCAAAATACATCTATTTCTTGGAAATTTTGACAAAGAGATTGCGTGTCCATCATAAAAACAAAGGACTAATGTGTAATTTGGTTGACTATTCGACAGTTTTGCCGTACAACACGCCCGCTGATCAAATCAAGGCGAATGTTAGTTACTGTGCGGTGTTTGCTTGACTTTAAACTCAGTGATCTATTACATCTGAATTGGTTGATTCAAAAACTTCCTGACTAGAAACTCTAGGAAGCTCTTTGACAGAAATATCTGTTATTTCAGCCATAGCATCCCATTGAACAAGGCTTAAAGAAAGCTTAAACCAGCCTTTTTTTCCAGATTTAATACATCTCCTAAATGTATTTGCAGATACTTGATCACCTGATTTCAAGCTAATCAAGGCTGCGAACTCTTCCCAGGAATTGCATCCGTACTTAATTTTTGCTTTTTCAAATAATTCAAGCAATGGTGAATTGCTCCCTTGACTTTTCTGTTGACTAACCATATGATACTAACTGACTGACAATTTGTCAAGCAAAATGATGAACAAGTTAACAGATCCCAAATTACAGTTGAGTCTGTTTCTTTTTTAGCTCCATAGAACCACGTAGGTAAGAAAAAGCGATCGACATGATCTGCCTAACCCACAACTGGTGATTTATGGCAACAACACAATTATCGCTAAGAAATCTCTAGCACTCAAGTCGCAAAATACGCCGGAAATGCTTATCGCCATAGTTCAGCAAAATCAACAAAATAAAAAAAATGCCAACGAAAGTATCAAATATCACAGGATGGTGTCTCGGATGCCGTAGACGCATCGGCACCCAGAAATTCAGGCAACTAATCGACGGAAAGTTCTGCGCCGACTGTCACAAACTTTTGCCAAAAGTAAAACCCGCAGAAATACCCACTCAGAATTTTGTTAATCCGAAAGCGGGCAAATACACAAGAGTCAGCTACAACTCATCTTTACTGGAAGAAGAAAAATTATTGATTGAAGCTTTTGAGGAATTCAAAAATCAAGGAATTGGCAAATATTGGATTAAGCCAATCGCCAAAATCCTCAACTGGGATTGGCAAAGAACAGCAATAGTAGCCCGCAGAGTGAGAAAAAAAGGCATCCCCTTGGAAGCTGAGCCGATCGAGCAACAACTGCTAGCAAAACTATCTCGTAAGCCTATTAGCGCTTATGAGCTAGCAAATCACTTTGCCACAGTTGATGTGCCGTGGATTTCCTTGTTGCTGAAAAAACTAGCTATTGCAGGAAGCGTGGAAATCATCACAGATTGTCAACCATATCTCTACAGATTGAAAAAATGAAACTTTTTGTAATCGACACAGAAACCACAGGTACAGCAGATACCGACCAAGTTTGTGAGATTGCCGGAACTTTATATCAAGTTGGCACAAGCAAACAAAGCACAGGTTCGATCGCCAGTATTTCCACTTTGCTGCCGATAACCATCGCCAACAATGCGATTGAAATTAACGGCATCTCACCAGATTTGACCAGAGCATCACAAAAATTTTATGAACAGTCGTTAGCTGTATTCAAAGTAATGGCAGCAGCATCAGATTACTGTGTAGCCTTCAACGCCGAGTTTGATGCACCACGAATTGACGCACTCATTGGTAAACAGCGCTGGCTTTGTGCCATGCAAGACTTTGACTGGGGCTACACGAGGGTGAATGTCTATGGCGGGTACAAATTGATTGATTTGGCACTGTGGATGGGAATCGGAATTAGCACAGCACATCGCGCAGCCGATGATGTTCGACTACTTGTGGAGTGCATGAATCGTGCGCCAAACCTACAAGAAATGATTGATTCTGCGATCGAACGATCGAACTCACCAATCCTCGAACTTCAAGCATTAGTAAGTTACGCCGACAAAGACTTAGCAAAATCTGCGGGTTTTCGTTGGGATGCAAAGCGAAAAATATGGGTCAAAAAAGTCAAGGAATGTGACGAATATCTAAAGTCGCTAAATTTTGACGCTGCGATTTTGTCAGAATAACAAACCTATTTCTGTTGTGAGTTTAAATTACTTGCGCCTCTAATTATTGTCCAGTTACCAACAAAACATGAGCATCAAAATCGTTAATACAGCCCACGTAGTAGATCGCGAACAAACAACAACCCATCTTCGATACCTCGGCTACAATCGCAGCGAGGGGGTATTTCTGAGATTTTTTTACCACAGTTTAGACCCACGAAAAGATGCTGACAAAGGGCGCAAACTCTCAAATCTTGATTGGAATGCGATCGAAAAACATCAGGATGACGGTCGCGGCGTCTACGTGGTAGTCAACGGCGCCGGTGGCGGACACACCGACGGCGACATCAAACAGTGCTGTGCAGTTTTCTGCGAATGGGATGATATCTCCCTAGCCGAACAATCTTTGAAGTGGGAAGAAATTGGGTTTGTTGAGCCCACATTCACGGTGTACAGTGGCGATAAGTCCATGCAGCCTTACTGGGTATTTGACGAACCGATCGCAGTGGAACAGTGGCGGGAACTGCAAACCTTACTCATTACTGCAATGGGGGCAGACAAGAGCAACAAAAATCCTAGCCGTGTTTTTCGCCTAGCCGGAGGATGGCACGTTAAGCCGGGGCGCGAACCGGTGAAATCTGAGATAGTCCAAGATTCGAGAATTCGCTACAGCTACGGTGAATTGTGCGATCGCCTGATAAATTTGGTTTCTCCGGCACAGCCCGAGATTCCCCCGACTGAGCCTGAGACCAAAAAAGAACCAGCTTGGAAAAAAGTTGTTCTGCCGGTGCCGATCGCCGTGCCTTTAGAAATTGGGTTATCTCGGAAATCCCGCGATGCACTGTCGGGGGTGCAAACCCTACGCAATACCACAATGGCGGCATTGGCTCGTGATTTGCTCGGCACAGCTACCGAGTTCGAT contains the following coding sequences:
- a CDS encoding DUF2997 domain-containing protein, whose amino-acid sequence is MISFSARVPPQSRSARACRILIPGYLQPMQYYKIELTINKDGTITEKVLASGTACTAMTEELEKALGEVLAQELLPEAQNTEEIQDETIAILGL
- a CDS encoding DUF1257 domain-containing protein, with protein sequence MKLLQYLVYEGEETPPNNLPLVFEYVGQVYRWCDNPGVFVEENELKEILKSNKTGNPIEQIFECIEPPNLSEIDMSHLTHVKTQIKNPIVLEQVLNQMIANGLSGILTGASLDCNADIHDPFGNSKLAEFVIRRKQSYQGGYDFGFKLVEDKFEFLTRDGSKRDSQKFMEALLPWYARENAIAALIAQGFEIESQIEEDGTVKIVAGKWS
- a CDS encoding AAA family ATPase, yielding MSVKQELELMLTARYPLLYVVSAEEEVAEEALLDVAQSRKSQIYFWDFARGWSDKEGADKGNPMAALARVGKASGDVGSLFVLKDVATLIAPGVNGQIAAGQLPIVREIKNLAREMARDRRCLVLISEQLRLPIELREETTVVDFSLPSIEEISEQVNLLVGKKLKLTDSEKEQLLKACQGLTRCRIARVLAKCLARSGKVDESAIAFIIEEKRQTIRETGILEFIPVQQGLESVGGLENLKQWVRVRSHSFSDKAREYGLPAPKGLLLAGIQGTGKSLSAKTIAAEWQLPLLRLDIGKLFGGIVGESESRIRQVIKLAEAIAPCILFIDEADKAFANITSGSDGDSGTSRRVFGTLLTWMQEKTAPVFVVMTANNVEVLPAELLRKGRLDELFFVHLPTESEREAIFQVHLSRLRPDRLKDFDLKSLAQKSKDFSGAEIEQVIYEAMQSAFSCERDFTSDDILDAIASCVPLAKIAQPQIDALKSWAVRSGAKSASVEEVVDKKISASLLVVD
- a CDS encoding exonuclease domain-containing protein, with protein sequence MKLFVIDTETTGTADTDQVCEIAGTLYQVGTSKQSTGSIASISTLLPITIANNAIEINGISPDLTRASQKFYEQSLAVFKVMAAASDYCVAFNAEFDAPRIDALIGKQRWLCAMQDFDWGYTRVNVYGGYKLIDLALWMGIGISTAHRAADDVRLLVECMNRAPNLQEMIDSAIERSNSPILELQALVSYADKDLAKSAGFRWDAKRKIWVKKVKECDEYLKSLNFDAAILSE
- a CDS encoding HNH endonuclease; its protein translation is MKYKVVYLHRVIAEQNLGRSLRQGEIVHHLDEDKTNNSPENLIVCSSASVHRQYHRKNLRQKLEPDRCLIQFGDLWL